CTTTAAACATATAAACTACATGATGGTCAGTTTTAAATCAAATtacaagagttttaaaaaattccACTTATCGTAATATACTTAATAGAGTTTCACTTGGTGTTTGAAAATAATCTGCTCTACTAAAATGCTGATCGATAATAAAGTCCCTCCTTCCTCGAATTTTAGTATGacttattcaaaattttgtgtaACAATGATTTAGAATTTTGTGTGTTATTTATAGAGTGAAATTTGATTGTTAACATGTCATTTATTGTCAATATCTGTCATAACTTTAAATTAATACGTCGGTTACAAGATTTGAAATGGTGAATAACTCATGGGATGATTTGCTAAAACTTGGTTATTGCTGCTGAAACTTGGCTGTTGAAAATAATTCGCTCCAATTTGTCATGATGAAATCAATATTATATTTGATCGTTTAGAAAAATATGTcatcaaaattaaattaaattaaaattccaatgatttattttttaaataaaaattttcatataaaaatgAATGTTCATTAtgcttttgtttttttaaaaaaacttttttcTCGACTTTCTTAGAGGATTAAAAGGACAAATCAACATTATTTATTAAAGATAACGTAGAGGATATATGTTATATATTGCCCCAGAAAGGCTATAAAGTTGAAGGATTGATTGTGTTggatattaaaaattaatagtaTTCTTTGTTTCGTAGCTAATATTTAGCTCATTgttttttaataaagttatgTGAGtctaattttggaaaaaaaattgaatatatatttattcacaaatttattAGTTCCCTAAAGTAATTAAAGATTTTAatcaaacataaaaaataattaaaagacTAAAGTTATGTATCTGCTGACCGTTATAATTTTTGACTtactaataaatatttaatcctGTGTCGAATGAGGTCAGGCTTCCGATCTCCCAAGaagaatatttatatatttctttAGGGAGAGGTAGATTGATTGTCGAATTAAGCGTGTTTGGTCGACAATAGTATATTGAGATGAGCGGCTTATTGAGAAGAAATTATAAGACCGATATATGTAAGGTGATACGagacaacatcaacaataagaCAATATCTTCTCCGAACTCATAAACTTAACGACCTGATTCACTGACAAAAGACACTCGCATCTACGGACTCATGGACTTAATTGTTTGATCTGTTGACATCAAAATAGGTACATCCCTTGTATTCACATGTCACTGAATATGAGATACTATACTGTCATATGTACAATGAGAGGATTTGCTTAACAACCTTAACTTTGAATTAATGATAAATACATGATCATAACCAAAATTATCATAAGATGTCAATTGTACACAAAATAATTCTAGCAAACTGCATTAGCTAGACTGCTTAAAactattataatttttttaaaagatctaaatttattttaattgaatatttttaaggttttttattaaattttttaaagtcatgtatattttttaaacatttgTTTTACTTATTTGATAGGTTACAAGTTTTGTTGGGTTAAGtttgattgaagagaaatatATAGATGAATGACCTAAAACTCTCATGATAAGTTGCTTCAAGTTGTTAACGTTGTTGTATAATCTGATTGGCTATACGAGCAATAAAATAAGTCACGTGAACACACTGAATCAATACCAACAACAAGAAAATATTGTTCTATTTAAGATGATATGAAATAATACTAACAACAAGATACGATCATCTCCTAAATCATGGACCTAATAGTTTCGACTCATTGACACATAGTTATGTTTAGCACGCCAAGAATTGTTTAGGATGAACTTTGTGTGGTCAcgataaaagaaaataaaattacattttatCCGACATGTATAGTTTTTTATTTAGCAGTAAGCGGTTATCCCAAGAAACactaaaattttatgaaattataattataataaaaaccTTAAAATCTCATGTTTAATATCTACTAATGTTTAGAAGCTAATTTTAttcaatttgaatttaatataatttaaggAATAAACGTGTTAATAGTTTCTTTCTACCACTCCCTCCGTCTCCCTCACATGCACATCTTCACACACTAAAAAGCACACACTTGTGCTGTTAATAATCAGAATTCATTGGACCATCACGTCAACCTACGCCGCCGTGCGAGCTATCGCAGTCCATTTCGCCGGTCTTCAGCTGCGTCTTCGACGATTACTTCGTTGCAAAGGTAGTTGCTTTTCCCGGTCCTTGGCGAGCGCCGAGCTGTACGGTTGCATTCTgtgtaattgtctcgtttaTAATTTTACATGTGGAATTGGAAGTAATAGGAGAGGAGAAAGGGGGAAGTGTTGGGCAAGCGTGAATGATTGGATCGATTTGTGGGGTTTGGGTTTTAGGGTTTGTTTGGGAAATTTGGAGCTGGTTTTCTGAATCCTGATATCTGGGAAAACGATAGTATGAGCAACTCTGATGTCAGCAGAGCTGGTGGGCCAGTGGAGAGAGACATCGAGCAGGTGAGATTTCTTGACTTTAATGAGCGTGGAGCTGGTCCGTTTGAGCTACTGTCAGTTGAGTTGTGTAGTATTtgttcagtagatctactgtgCCTTTTGTTCAGTTATTTTTGCTGATTCGAGTGGTTGATGATTAATCgtatttattgcttcatttttCTGTCGAAATTTTTAATTTCGCCGCTGTTACATTTGTGATCTTTACCGCAAGGAGTCAAGAGAGTTTTCACTTGCTTGGGAAAATGAAACTTATCTTATAAGAAAAATTACTGGTgaaatgtgaattttttttatcgagACCATGACAAACCCAGCTCTCCCATAGgtttgaaatatatattctttaaGTGATGACCGGCTTAATTTCATTCAGTGGAGATCATATATCTTATCATGTGAATCTGTGAATGTATTTGAAGAAGCTCCATATTGGCATTTCTGGAAATTGGATGTTTTGCATATGTGTTTTTCCCATTCAGCATTTCTTTGCTTCATAAGTTCCTTTCATGCATATAACATCTTTGTAAATGAATCATTAGGTTAGATGTGGGAAAGAGATTTGTAACGTGTATTGCAGATGTAGGAATTTGAGAAGTACTTGTGACGTTTTGACTATGTCTCGAAAGTACATTCTTCTGCATCAATTGTATCGAACTCTGATTTAAAATGTTGCCTCAACTTGGAAAAATATCTATCTTGTTTTAAGTATAACAACTTAATTCTTTTaagtttagcattttaaattGTAGTGATTTATTGCTGTGAATTATTTCTCTGCCTTCACTAAAATTTGTGCACGATTCTCGTTTTCTTTACCAATTTTAGTCAAATTTTCTGTTATGGAGATCATCAACATCAGTTATTGGTACTTCACtatctttctttttgtaggGTGTGACAATACTTGATCAATTTGTTCTTTTGCTAAGTATGCTGACTGTgcttaatatttatatttagatCTAGACGAGTATCTATAAAATAAGCAGGCTATTGGCTGATTTTTGTCACAGGCCATTACGGCACTTAAGAAAGGTGCGTACTTACTCAAGTATGGAAGAAGAGGAAAGCCTAAGTTTTGTCCATTCCGGCTGGCTAATGTAAGGTTCAGTGAAGTTTCTTGATGTGGTGCATTTGGGGTTTCATATGTTCATTTTTTGTTTCAAAATTGAGCCTGGATGAAGTCTCATCCACTCCTAGTCTCCAACGCATAAATTTTATGTAAAACTTCTTGTTTCTAATTACCACGTGTGTTGTGATCTGAATTCCAAAGCCTTTTTTAACTCTGATAAATTTGTTCTATAGGCTTGCAGAACATGAATGCTCACTCTCCTAATCGAGTGATTGTCTAATATTAATTTACGAACCTTGCATGAGTGTCtggattcaaaatttatttacataatatcataattacGAAGGTTGTTTTCTGTTTCCAAGTTATTGCCCACTTTGTATATATTCTGAGTCCTCAATTATTCTGAGAATGATTTTGTCTATGTAGTTAGGGGGCTGATGTTGTTAGCATGGAATGAAACTTGATTGTGTCTAGTTGATCGATAGCCTGGACAGCAGTCTGTCTCTGTGGCTCCAAATTTTTTTGTGTGGCATTCTTTTGGTTTAGCTTCTAGAAGATTCTACTCTAACATAAATCTTTGCCATCTGGGAAAGCTTATTGTTGTATTTGACACAATTCAGGGTGGCTATTTGGACGACCAACATTAAAGAATTCAGTCATTTGTCTGTTTCAGACTTGATTAGGGACTGGAAATTTGTTTTTGCATGAAATTATTAGTGTGATGTTTTCCTCGGGTTTATAACCCATTGTGCGGATTACTCATCCGCTTATTATGTAAAACTAATTCTATCAATAATAAATAGTctcttctcaaaaaaaaaagtatttgACACAATTCATGAACCTggaggaattttttttaatataaatgttTTGCCATTCGCTGGTTGATTTCCATTTTTCAAGTCATAAGATATTAGTTTGTGTTTCTTCACTCGATGCAAAGGCCTGACAAGACACTGAAAGATCTCTTGAATGTCTTGTTTTCAGGATGAATCTGTTCTGATATGGTTCTCAGGTAAAGAGGAGAAACGCCTTAAACTTAGCCATGTGTCCAGAATTATATCTGGTCAGAGGACTGTAAGTTTCCACATCTTCGTTGACATTTAtcattgttatgctataaaGTGATAAATctccaaaaaacaaaaaaaaaattggttagAGTGTGGAGAGGATGACAGGCCAAGAGCTAGGTCATGGTTGCTAGATATTACCAATGGAAGCTTGTATGCAAGTTTTAAACATGTCATTTCATTATTTATAATGTCGAGAAAGATATCAGAAGTGCTGTTCTTTCTGCCAAATAAAGGATTTTTTGGATTAGTTGCACCAGAATTTGGCTGAAGTTATAACTTTTTATTAAATTCCTCGAGTTATTATGCTAGAATAATCCTTGCTCTTTTCCTCTCCGTGATGAGCTGTTGATAGGTGTCCTGGTTGAAAGGTCTCAAACATGATTTGATGGATTGATTTTTAACTGTGGTGCGGTAACTGAATGGAGGTTTGTTTTGTAAATGGGAACATATCCAACAGGACCATTAAATGTTTGCTTcaatttctgaaattttctGGTGACATTTTAATCCTAATTTTGGTATCCTGATTATTTATTcctttaaatttatattccaGCCAATTTTTCAAAGGTACCCACGACCTGAGAAGGAGTATCAGTCCTTTTCTCTTATATACAACGACAGATCACTAGATTTGGTACGAGCCCCATTTGTCTcctcccaattttttttttttgagtcaaTTGTTTACTGCTTTTTGATTCTTGTCAAATttcattactttataaattaTGGTGTTTTGTTCTCTTCATTTGGTAGATATGCAAGGACAAGGAAGAAGCAGAGGCATGGTTTAGTGGACTCAAGGCATTGATTTCACGTGGTCATCAGCGTAAGTGGAAAACTGAATCAAGGAGTGATGGAGTTTCATCTGGAGCTAATAGTCCCAGAACATACACTCGGAGAAGTTCTCCGCTGCATTCTCCATTTGGAAGTGGCGATAGCTTGCAGAAGGTGgagtgaatttttatttaatctGCTTCACGTGCATGGCATATATCTTCTTATTTTGGATGTTCGAAAGGCATCTACTCAAGATTGCTTTTTTCCATTGAAAATGTTTAAATAATTCGCAAGTCACTTCAGCAGGATGGACCTGATCAACTCCGCCTGCCTAGTCCATGTGAAAGCCCTCCTAAATATGGTCCGGATAAGACATTTTCGGATGTGATTCTATATGCTGTGCCTCCCAAGGGTTTCTTCCCTTCAGAATCTGTCAGTGCTTCTGTCCATTCACAGTCATCTGGTAACTCAGAAGGCTTACATGGTCACATGAAAGGAATGGGAGTGGATGCCTTCAGAGTAAGTCTTTCTAGTGCTGTAAGCTCATCAAGTCAGGGTTCTGGTCATGATGATGGTGATACCTTGGGGGATGTTTTCTTTTGGGGTGAAGGCACTGGTGATGGTGTTATCGGTGGTGGACCACACAGAGTTGGAAATTGTCTTAGTGCtaaaatggactctatgttgcCCAAGGCATTGGAATCTGCTGTTGTATTGGATGTTCAGAATATTGCTTGTGGTGGACGACATGCTGTCCTAGTGACTAAACAAGGAGAAATATTCTCTTTTGGGGAGGAATTGGGTGGTAGGCTTGGTCATGGTGTAGATTCAGATGTCTTGCATCCAAAGCTGATTGATACCCTCAGCAACACAAACATTGAACTTGTTGCATGTGGGGAAAATCATTCTTGTGCTGTCACACTTTCTGGTGATTTATACACTTGGGGTGATGGTCGTTTTGGCATTTTGGGGCATGGGAATGAAGTGAGTCATTGGGTGCCAAAAAGGGTGAATGGGCCACTGGAGGGAATACATGTTTCTTTTGTCTCATGTGGGCCATGGCATACTGCTGTTGTGACCTCTGCTGGTCAGTTGTTTACTTTTGGTGATGGAACTTTTGGGGTCCTTGGTCATGGAAATCGGCTAAGTGTTTCAAAGCCTAGAGAAGTGGAATCCTTAAAGGGTCTCCGTACTGTACGAGCATCTTGTGGTGTTTGGCATACTGCTGCAGTTGTTGAAGTTATGGTTGGGAGCTCAAACTCAAGTAATTGTTCTTCAGGCAAACTTTTTACATGGGGAGATGGGGACAAAGGTCGGCTTGGACACGGCGACAAGGAAGCAAGACTTGTTCCAACCTGTGTTGCTGCTCTAGTTGAACCAAACTTTTGCCAGGTTGCTTGTGGACACAGCTTGACAGTTGCTCTTACAACCTCTGGCCATGTATACACCATGGGAAGTCCTGTCTATGGGCAGCTTGGCCGCCCTCAAGCTGATGGGAAGCTCCCAGCACGTGTTGAAGGAAAACTTTTGAAGAGTTATGTGGAGGAGATAGCTTGTGGTGCCTATCATGTGGTCGTGTTGACTTCGAGGACTGAAGTTTATTCATGGGGGAAGGGAGCAAATGGGAGATTGGGTCATGGGGATACTGATGACAGAAATTCTCCAACCTTGGTGGACGCTTTAAAAGACAAACAGGTAAAAAGTATTTCTTGTGGTACTAATTTCACCACAGCTATCTGCCTACACAAATGGGTCTCAGGGATTGATCAGTCCATGTGCTCTGGATGCCGTTTACCATTTACCTTCAAAAGAAAACGCCACAATTGTTACAATTGTGGACTTGTGTTTTGTCATTCATGCAGCAGCAAAAAGTCACAGAGGGCTTCTATGGCACCAAATCCTAACAAAGCATGCCGAGTTTGTGATAATTGTTTCAACAAATTGAAAAAAGCTATTGAAACTGACTCATCGACTCAGTCATCTGTTAGTAGAAGAGCAAGTATGAATCAGGGGATAAGTGATATTGTAGAAAAAAATGAGAAGTTGGACACCAGATCCCTTCCCTATCTAGCTAGGTTCTCTTCAATGGAATCCTTGAAACAAGAGGAGAGCCGCTCTtccaaaagaaacaaaaaaccaGAATTCAGTAGCAGCCGTGTATCACCTATCCCAAGTGGAAGCTCCCAGTGGGGGGCTCTTAATATCTCCAAGTCTTTCAACCCAGTGTTTGGCTCGTCAAAGAAGTTTTTCTCAGTTTCAGTTCCTGGATCAAGAATTGTTTCTCGAGCAACATCGCCAATTTCAAGACGGCTCAGCCCCCCTCGTTCTACTACACCAACTCCCACTTTAGGAGGACTTGCATCTCCTAAGGTTGTGATGAATGACACAAAAAGGACTAACGATAGCCTTGGTGAAGAAGTTCTTAAATTAAGAGCGCAGGTACTATAAGTTTCCTTCTTATAATCTGGGCAGTtttattcttttctttttcccaatttttattttatttttgatgcgTGTCGATGGATTGAAAGAGAGGAAATGcttttcaaatcataaaaaatggCCTTACAAGACCTGCCATACTGGATGTGATGATGCTGAAGGGAGCAGTCACCGACATAGGTGATATTTATACAATATGACGTTTCTTTTTCTTGGGACAGCGAATGTGAGATGGGAAGCGATAATGCTTATACATCGCTAGTAATTTAGTAAGTTGAACTTAATTTCTTTCAATCATCCACTCCGCTTGTGTGGAAATGGGAGGAATGGTTTCAGTTTGTGTTGCAATCCATCAGTCATGGAGACTGATGGAAAAGCTTCATCCACATTTTAATGAGGACCCACCCGATCTGAAGTGGCATTACGACTATTTAAGTTGTATGTTCATGGAGATGATTATCAATATAATTAATGGTGCATATGAAAATCCAACGTCCTTGTGACACTGCAAAAATAACACGGTGAAGCATTAGATGTGGTTATTGTGTTGCAGGAGAATAGACTAGGGGTATACCAACATTTTCTGGTCACCCTGATTTTTCCGCTGCTTTTCTGCTTCCAAAAGGTTGTTTCAGGAGTTCAGAATTCGGAATGGACTATTGGAAGTCAATATCTTTATTTGTACAGGATAAGGCCTTATGATGATTTGAATGACAATCTGTGTTATTAGTGGATGCATTCCTGATATGCTTTCTGTTACCTGATTACATATTGAAGTTTTAAATACTTGACCTCCTTTTCTTCAGGTGGCAAGTCTTTCCAGCAAGGCTCAATTTCAGGAGATAGAGCTAGAAAGAACAACTAAACAGCTGAAGGAGGCAATAGCAATTGCAGGAGAAGAGGCTGCTAAATGCAAAGCCGCAAAAGAAGTGATAAAATCACTAACTGCACAAGTAAGATGCACACTTTCTGTTCCTCAATTGATGGTTTGGAAGTTGTGGATTCGCTTGAATGTATTGATGAACAAAAGGTTTACAACAGTATAAACATCTTTGGTAATGCAATCACTATAGCATTATAGCGAAGTTAAGCTCAAACCAGATTGCtctcttttaattttatgtttaaaatcaTGGCATCTAATATATCTGGCGTCTCCTTCATGGTTATCTGTAATAGTAGACACCCATAGATGATGTTGCTAATACTTATTATATTATTGAGGAGTTAGAGATTCTTGTTGATTGCAACTGCATTTAATCTTGTCGTGGGCAGCATCACGCTGAAATGTCCTTGCGAAAACCCTCGGGTGCCTCAGATGATGTTCCGTTAGGTGTAGAAAGTTGATCGATTTGATAAGTTTTATCTGTCCGCTTTCTAAAAGTGATTTTAAGTAACGATCAACATGAGAGCAATATTGACACCTGATGGAGCTTTCCTTTGCTCATTCACCCAGATCGACTTCTTGCACTCAACTTGTCTATAACTATTGGGTTAGAACTTGTAGAGTGATTGCCATTCAAATTTTATTCAGCATCAAAATACCGGTGTCTAGAAACTTACTGGCAAGGGATTCATTGCTCATCTAGAACTTAGATAATAAATGCAAAATTGCTGGAAGATGGCGCACAAAAGAATTTTTAAATCGCTACAAGACACCTATCCATAAAAGTTTTTGATCGCTTCACTTGCTAATGATCTATTTTGTCATCTGCAGCTGAAGGATATGGCGGAAAGGCTACCTCTTGGCTCTGCTAGAAACACGAAACTTCCGAATTTCACTTCTCTTGGCTCTCCTTTATTAATTGATGTTTCAAATGCGTACGTTGATCAGTTCAATTGTCAAGTAAACGGCCAGGCACAGGAGTCTAACGAGTCAAACAACCTGCTTTTTAATTGGTCCAGTGCTGCTAGTAATCGCAGTTTGGGTACCATCAGACAAGGTCACACAGAAGCAATGATGAGAAATGGAAACAAAGCAAAAGAAAGTGATACACATAGTGAGAATGAATGGGTTGAGCAAGACGAACCTGGTGTTTATATAACTCTTACCTCCCTACCTGGAGGGCTTAAAGATCTGAAGCGAGTTCGTTTCAGGTATGTTGTGTAGTGCTTTGCCCTCTTTCTTTTTTGCCCTTTCTTGAATTTGGTTAGATGTAAACAAAGATGGAATCCCATCATTATTTGCATATTCTCTCAACTTAACATGCATTTCTCTGGAGGACTCGAGCTTCAGGCGCGAAGCTTACAGCAAACACTGATTGATTGATCTGAATTCCTAAGTAAAATCAGTAATCATATATTGGTAACTAATGACACTAACATATAAATTTCTATCAATTTACATTTGTTCATATCTTAAGGACAGAGAAATTCCATATCTAGTTGGCCACATCCATTCCCACCAACGAAAAAGGGGAATGTATACAGTTTTGGCTACAGAAATTATTACACTGCTACAATTAGTATGTATGTGAAAGTGAACATAGTTGGATGTGGTTGAATGCAGTCGGAAGCGATTTAGCGAGAAGCAAGCAGAACAATGGTGGGCTGAGAACCGGGCTAGAGTATATGAACTATATAACGTACGGGTGGTTGACAAATCAAGCATTGGCGTAGGAAGTGAAGACTTAGCACATTGACATGCAGACATCTAGTATGTACGaaatttttcctttcattttcACCAAATACACGTCTTCTTCAGTCGCAGGAACTGTCCTATCTGATCAAATATGTTCAGCATTCGTCTTCCAGGGTTGGAAGCCAGGATTGCTCTAAGAATACATATTAGAGGTTTTATTGTGGGATTTTCTGATCTTcaacaccccccccccccccccccccccaacccCCCCAACCACCACCATTTTTTAACTTCTGTTCGTTGTTATTAGGATATACGTTGTATTTTTTCCGTCAGTTCCCCTTGTGTGTTGGGGGGATGAGTTGAGGATAAGAAATGTAAATTCTTGCTAATATGCTGGCTCTGATAAAGTGAGCAGCTTCCATGTAAATTTCTTAATCAAATGCATATTGAGTTTTCTGCTTGATTTCTCCTTTGCTTGATTAGTGGTTTTCCTCATCTGACCTTTGTTATGGTTTTCTTCATTCCAACACTCTCCTTTGTATTTATGTTCATGGTTGAGTCAAAGATGAATTCTTGCTCGATATGTTTGGTTCTAATTCAATTATCGATTTTTATTGAAAAGAAAGGCTCCAATTATACCTTAAGTTCGTTGCTTGCTGAAGATACATACCATTTTCATCCTATCTTCACAGGCTATCACGGCCTATTTCACTTTCAAAAATTGATAATTttgttatgaaaaagtaaaaatttatggtaaaaagtaaaaatcttaaactctcaaaatttatcaaattacacactttataaaatttttctctctacttcacttgtgaattttttcataaatggtgaggttatttatagaatttttttacaaataatccaaaaataaattcatcattacataTATCATCGCacattaattttcaatatttacaactcttattttcaatattcaactattactttttcaacattcaaatcttttattttcaacactcccccttgtgatgatgatcatgatatgatgatgtcttcattacgtgtttttgtactgcctcgttaaaaaccttactaggaaaaatccattgggataaaaaccatagtaagagaaaaagagtgcagccacgtaaactccccctcatgttgacacgaacaattcttcacaaatttcgtagattgcgcatcccaatattatatatgtgctttctgaatattgtcgtaggaagtgcctttgtgaagagatctgatgagttttcacttgattgaatgtgacgaacatcaatatatttattcttctcaagctccttggtgaatgcgaagaacttaggaggaatatgtttagttctgtcgctttttatgtatccttttttcatttgagcaacacatgcagcattatcttcatatagtatcacagacttctcgtcgaatgataatccgcatgagatttggatatgttgggtcatggattttaaccacacacattcacggcttgcttcatgtagtgcaagaatctcggcatgatttgatgaagttgttacgagtgtttgtttctgtgaacgccaagaaattgcagtgcctccacgagtaaatacatatccagtttgagaACGTGCATTGtatggatcagataagtatccaacATCgacataaccaattatacttggattagcatcttttgaatacaaaagtcccaagtctgtcgttcctcgtagataacggaatatatgtttaattctgttccagtgtctctttgttggatatgtgctaaatcttgcaataaatttacggcaaaagatatatcaggccttgtacaatttgtaagatacataagggaaTCGATAGcgcttagatatggtacttctggaccaagaatatcttcatcatcttcacatggacggaattgatccttttctatgtttaatgatctaacaaccatggagtacttaaaggatttgatttatccatattaaaacgtttaaggatcttttctgtataatttgtctggtgaacaaatattccacattctttttgttcaatttgtaaacccagacaatacttggtttttccaagatccttcatttcaaatttttccttcaagtatgacacaatttcttgaatttccttattcgttccaacgatgtttaaatcatcaacatatacagcaataattatgcatccgaatgttgttttcttaataaaaacacaaggacatattgaattatttacatatccctttttcatcaagtgatcacttagccgaGTATACTACATTCGGCCGGATtgttttaacccatataatgatctttgtaatttcacataataac
The Primulina tabacum isolate GXHZ01 chromosome 9, ASM2559414v2, whole genome shotgun sequence DNA segment above includes these coding regions:
- the LOC142555209 gene encoding PH, RCC1 and FYVE domains-containing protein 1-like isoform X1, with product MSNSDVSRAGGPVERDIEQAITALKKGAYLLKYGRRGKPKFCPFRLANDESVLIWFSGKEEKRLKLSHVSRIISGQRTPIFQRYPRPEKEYQSFSLIYNDRSLDLICKDKEEAEAWFSGLKALISRGHQRKWKTESRSDGVSSGANSPRTYTRRSSPLHSPFGSGDSLQKQDGPDQLRLPSPCESPPKYGPDKTFSDVILYAVPPKGFFPSESVSASVHSQSSGNSEGLHGHMKGMGVDAFRVSLSSAVSSSSQGSGHDDGDTLGDVFFWGEGTGDGVIGGGPHRVGNCLSAKMDSMLPKALESAVVLDVQNIACGGRHAVLVTKQGEIFSFGEELGGRLGHGVDSDVLHPKLIDTLSNTNIELVACGENHSCAVTLSGDLYTWGDGRFGILGHGNEVSHWVPKRVNGPLEGIHVSFVSCGPWHTAVVTSAGQLFTFGDGTFGVLGHGNRLSVSKPREVESLKGLRTVRASCGVWHTAAVVEVMVGSSNSSNCSSGKLFTWGDGDKGRLGHGDKEARLVPTCVAALVEPNFCQVACGHSLTVALTTSGHVYTMGSPVYGQLGRPQADGKLPARVEGKLLKSYVEEIACGAYHVVVLTSRTEVYSWGKGANGRLGHGDTDDRNSPTLVDALKDKQVKSISCGTNFTTAICLHKWVSGIDQSMCSGCRLPFTFKRKRHNCYNCGLVFCHSCSSKKSQRASMAPNPNKACRVCDNCFNKLKKAIETDSSTQSSVSRRASMNQGISDIVEKNEKLDTRSLPYLARFSSMESLKQEESRSSKRNKKPEFSSSRVSPIPSGSSQWGALNISKSFNPVFGSSKKFFSVSVPGSRIVSRATSPISRRLSPPRSTTPTPTLGGLASPKVVMNDTKRTNDSLGEEVLKLRAQVASLSSKAQFQEIELERTTKQLKEAIAIAGEEAAKCKAAKEVIKSLTAQLKDMAERLPLGSARNTKLPNFTSLGSPLLIDVSNAYVDQFNCQVNGQAQESNESNNLLFNWSSAASNRSLGTIRQGHTEAMMRNGNKAKESDTHSENEWVEQDEPGVYITLTSLPGGLKDLKRVRFSRKRFSEKQAEQWWAENRARVYELYNVRVVDKSSIGVGSEDLAH
- the LOC142555209 gene encoding PH, RCC1 and FYVE domains-containing protein 1-like isoform X2 produces the protein MSNSDVSRAGGPVERDIEQAITALKKGAYLLKYGRRGKPKFCPFRLANDESVLIWFSGKEEKRLKLSHVSRIISGQRTPIFQRYPRPEKEYQSFSLIYNDRSLDLICKDKEEAEAWFSGLKALISRGHQRKWKTESRSDGVSSGANSPRTYTRRSSPLHSPFGSGDSLQKDGPDQLRLPSPCESPPKYGPDKTFSDVILYAVPPKGFFPSESVSASVHSQSSGNSEGLHGHMKGMGVDAFRVSLSSAVSSSSQGSGHDDGDTLGDVFFWGEGTGDGVIGGGPHRVGNCLSAKMDSMLPKALESAVVLDVQNIACGGRHAVLVTKQGEIFSFGEELGGRLGHGVDSDVLHPKLIDTLSNTNIELVACGENHSCAVTLSGDLYTWGDGRFGILGHGNEVSHWVPKRVNGPLEGIHVSFVSCGPWHTAVVTSAGQLFTFGDGTFGVLGHGNRLSVSKPREVESLKGLRTVRASCGVWHTAAVVEVMVGSSNSSNCSSGKLFTWGDGDKGRLGHGDKEARLVPTCVAALVEPNFCQVACGHSLTVALTTSGHVYTMGSPVYGQLGRPQADGKLPARVEGKLLKSYVEEIACGAYHVVVLTSRTEVYSWGKGANGRLGHGDTDDRNSPTLVDALKDKQVKSISCGTNFTTAICLHKWVSGIDQSMCSGCRLPFTFKRKRHNCYNCGLVFCHSCSSKKSQRASMAPNPNKACRVCDNCFNKLKKAIETDSSTQSSVSRRASMNQGISDIVEKNEKLDTRSLPYLARFSSMESLKQEESRSSKRNKKPEFSSSRVSPIPSGSSQWGALNISKSFNPVFGSSKKFFSVSVPGSRIVSRATSPISRRLSPPRSTTPTPTLGGLASPKVVMNDTKRTNDSLGEEVLKLRAQVASLSSKAQFQEIELERTTKQLKEAIAIAGEEAAKCKAAKEVIKSLTAQLKDMAERLPLGSARNTKLPNFTSLGSPLLIDVSNAYVDQFNCQVNGQAQESNESNNLLFNWSSAASNRSLGTIRQGHTEAMMRNGNKAKESDTHSENEWVEQDEPGVYITLTSLPGGLKDLKRVRFSRKRFSEKQAEQWWAENRARVYELYNVRVVDKSSIGVGSEDLAH